A single window of Cygnus olor isolate bCygOlo1 chromosome 10, bCygOlo1.pri.v2, whole genome shotgun sequence DNA harbors:
- the COL7A1 gene encoding collagen alpha-1(VII) chain isoform X5, translated as MSGRLLLLAVLLGPPAVVAQKRSQVVCEDVLEADIAFLVDGSSSIGRNNFRAVRAFMEDLVAPFVHAVGEKAVRFAVVQYSDEPRVEFTFSQHANGTGVRRAIQQLSYKGGNTRTGAGLRYISDNFFGPTHVRPGVPKICILITDGKSQDDAEQSAVKLKSQGIKVFAVGIKNADEKELVRVASVPTDFFFYYVGDFKLLGTLVPLMTRRVCTSSGGTLRTLDGPGHAGPSNLEILERGPDLLRIRWTPASGPVTGYRVQHVPLTGLGQPVVAERQEVSLGPRETSAVLRGLRVGTEYLVTVIAQYANSVGESVSGRARTQSRAGVLDFRVVESGASFLRLAWQPGPEPPQGYVLSYTVQGAAQGEERSLGAGALSATLSNLRPDTEYVVTLRARHAQQPAATATLTARTQRLAAVQHVAVHNVSAQSMLLAWQPVTGATGYRLSWAALTAGQDRRKVELDARQTSHVLGGLQPGTDYVVTVAPLFGQLEGPAASVRQRTEASVEQTLRTNILGPTAIQVLWVALREARGYRLEWKRATGLEPPRTVSLPSSISSYQLTGLQPGTEYRITLYTLYDGGEVATPVTTFQTGVEVPVGAVTDLRLLEDMGRRVRLGWTGVPGATEYKVTVRNAQDGTERTRRVPGGQTVLELGDLREGVTYLVRVSALVGGREGGADTLNIRVKYPAVGSISELRVVEASPSQLQVTWRGLPGAGGYRLTWRASDGQEQSRFLPADPTTFTIEGLRAGTVYAIGVSATVDGREGPPVTTTGRTAPEQVGTVSRLEVQSSRSNVARVTWVGVPGATAYRVVWSRRDGGSESSQRVPGHISSFDIPDLEGGVSYTVKVTALVGNREGNPVSIIVTTPEAAPVPTISGFQVTEASEQRLRLAWVPVAGSTGYRLAWRPAEGGPQRSQQLPAASSSYELGGLEPGRRYHVSITSLVGGRESSPVTVTAVTAAPSRVTSLRVTDVRRDSVTLAWTPAPSASGYVLSWSPPAAGGEAQRALPGTASSQQVSGLRLGQRYTFTIRPLLGSVPGAETSVSERPVCRDARGDIVFLVHGTRDSSSGADTVRSLLSNTITALGRLGPDGTQVGLATYSYRSLPWLLLNRSSDLPAVLEQIRTMRYEEPSGNAIGAAITFARTYLLSPSAGRRPGVPAVLVVLADGPSGDDAIAAARDIKAAGVRVLAVGLEGADREQLRRMVTAEDPRFVFPNRGALQELEGELTDDLCTIISTRPEPEPKPCAMQCPKGDKGDPGEAGPQGRTGQPGPPGEPGRHGLPGPPGPVGPRGPPGESVEQPGKKGDRGFPGADGGPGSPGRPGNPGSPGQPGTQGVPGPRGDPGPRGLTGLPGLKGEKGEPGEPRVIVDGGQGLPGRKGEPGTPGNPGPPGSPGPRGPFGDPGPLGPTGPMGPPGPPGDFVKGEKGDRGERGPPGLVDGAAPRGEPGPPGLPGDPGPRGPAGTPGPKGEKGDGEDGLPGPPGRPGDPGDRGPRGLPGEQGRKGDRGAPGELGETGEKGDRGAPGPEGEKGEVGAPGRPGPSGREGAPGPTGPRGEKGDPGAPGEPGQPATSVASARGEKGDRGFPGPEGPPGPKGNVGERGARGDPGLSIPGPAGPKGEQGDRGIPGLAGRSGPKGDPGEPGEKGEPGRAGTPGQTGLRGKEGERGEKGDEGTPGEAGLPGKPGDRGPRGLPGYRGPPGEKGDPGDPGPEGRNGAPGAPGNKGDRGEPGPPGPPGRTVDAGLGGAGEKGEKGDPGDPGEDGAKGARGDTGPPGLPGERGIEGPRGPPGTRGDPGDRGLPGEKGERGPPGLDGRNGLEGKPGPPGPPGLRGDPGKQGDPGRDGLPGLRGEQGPPGAVGPLGPPGLPGKPGDDGKPGLNGKNGEDGTPGEDGRKGDKGDAGAPGRDGRSGAKGEQGDSGVPGPPGPPGLPGIPGQVGPPGQGSPGLRGVAGPKGDPGEPGPRGEPGRPGIRGDPGTAVNIERSLEALGIKVSSLKELTGAYDGSSDSFLPVSERLRGQKGSRGEPGERGPPGREGSLGFPGERGPKGDKGDQGAPGPQGPAGRAVGERGPEGPPGQPGEPGKPGIPGVPGRAGELGEAGRPGEKGDRGEKGDRGEQGRDGLPGPPGPPGPKADVMEGSLMGFPGERGPPGPKGAKGEPGAEGERGPKGDKGEGGPRGERGEPGEKGRDGSPGLPGERGLAGPEGKPGLPGFPGVLGRPGNQGEPGPPGPPGTAGPPGTQGPAGMKGDPGEPGASIRGLPGPQGSMGLPGPPGPPGLVGPQGAPGLPGQVGESGKPGVPGRDGVSGKDGEPGMPGKMGVPGPSGPAGPKGEPGDAGAPGQAITGPPGAKGEKGEPALLEGVLLGEPGSKGARGLPGPKGEKGEPGGSGEPGDPGEDGAKGASGAKGEKGSPGVGVRGPPGQDGPPGLKGDIGLPGPPGPPGLAGIAGALGQPGLRGDSGQPGVPGPPGERGLIGFPGRDGAAGPPGPLGPPGPAGTPGASGQKGDKGDPGAGLPGARGERGDPGPRGEDGRPGLAGDRGPTGLPGARGERGDKGDVGAMGPKGDKGDSVVVEGPAGARGSKGEPGDRGLKGSEGDKGDKGEQGMPGEKGARGEQGEKGSTGFPGARGPGGQKGEVGVPGEPGEPGQPGRDGIAGARGEKGDVGYLGMRGPKGDRGMKGACGLDGDKGEKGEPGLPGRSGLPGRKGEPGELGLSGVPGAPGKEGLMGPKGDRGFDGQQGAKGDQGEKGDRGAPGVIGAPGPRGSDGVPGPPGPPGSIGPRGPEGMQGQKGERGPPGQAVMGARGVPGIPGERGEQGSPGAEGLRGEKGEPGMTEEEIRAYVRQEMSQHCACGGQLPRRLDSRGWGSQARSILHAAHGGGRSVRQERERSQTGLFSQYPPTQPLPAPSAHLVPVLKLSHAEEEEEEEGQDRHVLMDTNDLEYDSTYADEEEEDYEAALEADSSEQPAADASPCGQPLDEGGCERYTLRWYYSQRAAECRPFVYSGCGGNTNRFGSRRECELRCGQQTGAGAPRGGAGSAAGGRPEA; from the exons ATGAGCGGCCGGCTCCTGCTCCTCGCCGTGCTCCTGGGCCCCCCGGCTGTCGTGGCGCAGAAGAGGAGCCAag TGGTGTGCGAGGACGTGCTGGAGGCCGACATCGCCTTCCTGGTGGACGGCTCGTCCAGCATCGGCAGGAACAACTTCCGCGCCGTCCGCGCCTTCATGGAGGACCTGGTGGCACCCTTCGTGCACGCCGTGGGCGAGAAGGCGGTGCGCTTCGCCGTGGTGCAGTACAGCGACGAGCCGCG gGTGGAATTCACCTTCTCCCAGCACGCCAACGGCACGGGTGTCCGGAGGGCCATCCAGCAGCTGAGCTACAAGGGTGGCAACACACGGACCGGTGCTGGCCTTCGCTACATCTCTGACAACTTCTTCGGTCCCACGCATGTCCGGCCCGGAGTCCCAAAG ATCTGCATCCTCATCACGGACGGCAAGTCCCAGGATGATGCTGAGCAGTCGGCCGTGAAGCTGAAGAGCCAGGGCATCAAGGTCTTCGCCGTGG GGATCAAGAACGCCGACGAGAAGGAGCTGGTCCGTGTGGCCTCGGTACCCACCGACTTCTTCTTCTACTACGTCGGCGACTTCAAGCTGCTGGGCACGCTGGTGCCGCTGATGACGCGCCGGGTGTGCACGAGCTCCGGGGGCACCCTGCGCACCCTGG ACGGACCAGGCCACGCTGGCCCCTCCAACCTGGAGATCCTGGAGCGAGGCCCTGACCTTCTGCGCATCCGCTGGACCCCGGCCAGCGGCCCCGTCACCGGCTACAGGGTGCAGCACGTCCCGCtgacggggctggggcagcccgtCGTGGCCGAGAGGCAGGAG GTGAGCCTGGGCCCCCGGGAGACCAGCGCTGTGCTGCGGGGGCTGCGCGTGGGGACGGAGTACCTGGTCACCGTCATCGCCCAGTACGCCAACAGCGTCGGCGAGTCAGTTTCGGGCCGGGCGCGCACCC AGAGCCGTGCTGGCGTGCTGGATTTCCGCGTGGTGGAGTCCGGAGCGTCCTTCCTGCGCCTGGCCTGgcagcccggccccgagccgccGCAGGGCTACGTCCTCAGCTACACCGTGCAAG gagcagcccagggcGAGGAGAGGAGCCTGGGGGCCGGCGCACTGTCAGCCACCCTCAGCAACCTGCGCCCCGACACCGAGTACGTGGTGACGCTGCGGGCACGCCACGCGCAGCAGCCCGCGGCCACGGCCACCCTCACTGCGCGGACAC AGCGCCTGGCGGCCGTGCAGCACGTGGCCGTGCACAACGTGTCGGCGCAGAGCATGCTGCTGGCCTGGCAGCCCGTCACTGGTGCCACCGGCTACCGCCTCTCCTGGGCTGCCCTCACAG cagggcaggacCGGCGCAAGGTGGAGCTGGACGCCAGGCAGACGTCGCacgtgctgggggggctgcagcccggTACGGACTACGTGGTGACGGTAGCCCCGCTCTTCGGGCAGCTGGAGGGGCCCGCGGCCTCCGTCCGGCAGAGAACAG AGGCTAGTGTGGAGCAGACGCTGCGGACCAACATCCTGGGCCCCACGGCCATCCAGGTGCTCTGGGTCGCCCTCCGCGAGGCCCGCGGCTACCGCCTGGAGTGGAAGAGAGCCACAG GACTGGAGCCCCCCAGGACGGTGTCGCTGcccagcagcatcagcagctACCAGCTGACGGGGCTGCAGCCGGGCACTGAGTACCGCATCACCCTCTACACGCTCTACGATGGCGGGGAGGTGGCCACCCCTGTCACCACCTTCCAGACGG GCGTGGAGGTGCCCGTGGGCGCCGTGACGGACCTGCGGCTCCTCGAGGACATGGGCAGGAGAGTACGGCTGGGCTGGACCGGTGTCCCCGGCGCCACTGAGTACAAAGTGACGGTGCGCAACGCCCAGG ATGGCACGGAGAGGACGAGGCGTGTCCCAGGCGGCCAGAcggtgctggagctgggtgaCCTCCGGGAAGGTGTCACCTACCTGGTGCGTGTCTCAGCCCTCGTGGGTGGCCGGGAGGGCGGCGCCGACACGCTCAACATCCGTGTCA AGTACCCGGCAGTGGGCAGCATCTCCGAGCTGCGGGTGGTGGAGGCCAgtcccagccagctgcaggtCACCTGGAGGGGGCTGCCGGGTGCCGGGGGCTACCGGCTGACGTGGCGGGCCAGTGACG GCCAGGAGCAATCCCGCTTCCTCCCTGCCGACCCCACCACCTTCACCATCGAGGGGCTGCGAGCTGGGACCGTCTATGCCATCGGTGTCTCTGCCACCGTCGATGGCCGTGAGGGTCCCCCTGTCACCACCACGGGGCGGACAG CGCCCGAGCAGGTGGGGACAGTGTCCCGGCTGGAGGTGCAGTCGTCCAGGAGCAACGTTGCCCGTGTCACCTGGGTCGGCGTGCCGGGAGCCACCGCGTACCGCGTGGTGTGGAGCCGCAGGGACG GGGGCTCGGAGAGCAGCCAGCGGGTTCCCGGCCACATCAGCTCCTTCGACATCCCCGACCTGGAGGGAGGCGTCTCCTACACCGTGAAGGTCACGGCGCTCGTTGGCAACCGGGAGGGCAATCCCGTCTCCATCATCGTCACCACCC cagaggcagccccgGTGCCCACCATCAGCGGATTCCAGGTGACGGAGGCCTCGGAGCAGCGCCTGCGCCTGGCCTGGGTGCCGGTGGCCGGCAGCACTGGGTACCGCCTGGCCTGGCGCCCAGCTGAGG GAGGGCCCCAgcgcagccagcagctcccggcTGCGTCCAGCTCCTACGAACTGGGGGGGCTGGAGCCCGGTCGGCGCTACCATGTCAGCATCACCAGCCTGGTGGGCGGCCGGGAGAGCTCGCCCGTCACCGTCACTGCCGTCACCG ctgcccccagccgtGTCACCAGCCTGCGGGTGACCGACGTGCGGAGAGACTCCGTAACGCTCGCCTGGACTCCCGCCCCTAGTGCCTCTGGGTACGTCCTGTCCTGGAGCCCTCCTGCAG CCGGTGGCGAGGCACAGCGGGCACTGCCGGGCACcgccagctcccagcaggtcTCCGGGCTGCGCCTGGGCCAGCGCTACACCTTCACCATCCGCCCGCTCCTCGGCAGCGTGCCGGGGGCTGAGACCTCCGTCAGCGAGCGCCCAG TCTGCAGGGACGCCCGAGGTGACATCGTCTTCCTGGTGCATGGCACCCGTGACAGCTCCTCTGGCGCCGACACCGTGCGCAGCCTCCTCTCCAACACCATCACTGCCCTGGGACGCCTGGGCCCCGATGGCACCCAG GTGGGCCTGGCCACGTACAGCTACCGcagcctgccctggctgctcctcAACCGCTCCAGCGACCTGCCCGCCGTGCTGGAGCAGATCCGCACCATGCGCTACGAAGAGCCCAGCGGCAATGCCATCG gaGCAGCCATCACCTTCGCCAGGACCTACCTGCTGAGCCCCAGCGCGGGGCGCCGGCCCGGCGTGCCGGCGGTGCTGGTGGTCCTGGCCGACGGCCCCTCTGGGGACGATGCCATCGCTGCGGCCAGGGACATCAAGGCTGCGG GGGTGCGGGTGCTGGCGGTGGGCTTGGAGGGGGCAGACCGGGAGCAGCTGCGGCGCATGGTGACGGCCGAGGACCCGCGCTTCGTCTTCCCCAACCGTGGCgcgctgcaggagctggagggagagCTCACCGACGACCTCTGCACTATCATCTCCACCAGG CCGGAGCCGGAGCCAAAGCCCTGCGCCATGCAGTGCCCCAAG GGCGATAAAGGGGACCCTGGTGAGGCG GGGCCACAAGGGCGTACAGGGCAGCCGGGCCCTCCCGGAGAGCCG GGCCGCCACGGGCTGCCTGGCCCCCCAGGACCTGTAGGACCACGGGGTCCACCAGGAGAGAGTGTCGAGCAGccaggaaagaagggggacagA GGATTCCCTGGAGCTGATGGGGGGCCAGGAAGCCCCGGCCGTCCCGGGAACCCTGGGTCCCCCGGGCAGCCG GGCACCCAAGGCGTCCCTGGCCCCCGGGGGGATCCT GGGCCACGGGGACTGACGGGGCTTCCTGGcctgaagggggaaaaaggcgAGCCG GGAGAGCCCAGGGTGATTGTGGATGGAGGACAGGGTCTGCCCGGACGGAAAGGGGAGCCGGGCACGCCG GGCAACCCTggcccccccggcagccctgGCCCCCGGGGTCCCTTTGGAGATCCAGGCCCTCTGGGTCCCACGGGGCCCATGGGGCCACCGGGACCTCCGGGAGACTTTGTAAAG GGGGAGAAAGGTGACCGAGGGGAGAGG GGCCCCCCCGGACTTGTGGATGGGGCAGCGCCCCGAGGGGAGCCAGGCCCCCCG GGTCTGCCTGGGGACCCCGGTCCTCGGGGACCTGCCGGCACCCCTGGACCCAAGGGCGAGAAG GGTGATGGTGAGGACGGTTTGCCAGGGCCACCCGGCCGCCCAGGGGACCCAGGGGACCGG GGCCCACGGGGACTGCccggggagcagggcaggaag GGAGACCGCGGGGCGCCAGGCGAGCTGGGAGAGACGGGCGAGAAG GGGGACCGTGGTGCGCCGGGTCCTGAGGGCGAGAAG gGCGAAGTGGGAGCCCCAGGACGGCCGGGGCCATCGGGCAGAGAG GGAGCTCCGGGACCAACCGGACCACGGGGCGAGAAG GGTGATCCAGGAGCGCCCGGCGAGCCCGGCCAGCCG GCAACCAGCGTGGCCAGTGCCAGAGGAGAGAAG GGTGACAGAGGCTTCCCAGGACCAGAAGGGCCTCCTGGCCCCAAGGGCAATGTGGGAGAGAGAGGTGCCCGT GGTGACCCTGGTCTGAGCATCCCGGGCCCGGCCGGCCCCAAAGGCGAGCAGGGCGATCGG GGCATCCCTGGCCTTGCTGGCAGGAGCGGCCCCAAG GGGGACCCAGGGGAGCCGGGCGAGAAGGGCGAGCCGGGCCGAGCGGGCACACCAGGGCAGACAGGGCTGCGTGGCAAGGAG GGCGAGCGTGGAGAGAAAGGTGACGAAGGCACCCCG GGCGAAGCAGGCCTGCCTGGCAAACCTGGAGACAGGGGCCCGCGG gggctgcccgggtaccgcggcccccccggggaGAAGGGCGACCCTGGGGACCCGGGTCCCGAAGGCAGAAAC GGCGCCCCAGGAGCACCAGGGAACAAGGGTGACCGTGGCGAGCCG GGGCCTCCTGGACCTCCGGGACGAACA GTGGATGCGGGGCTCGGAGGAGCAGGGGAGAAGGGCGAGAAG GGGGACCCCGGGGACCCTGGCGAGGACGGAGCGAAGGGTGCCAGGGGTGACACCGGCCCCCCCGGCCTGCCGGGAGAGAGA GGCATCGAgggcccccgcggcccccctGGCACACGG GGTGACCCTGGGGACCGAGGCTTGCCAGGAGAGaag GGAGAGCGTGGCCCACCGGGGCTGGATGGCCGCAACGGGCTGGAAGGGAAACCTGGGCCCCCAGGGCCCCCCGGGCTGAGG GGGGACCCAGGGAAGCAGGGGGACCCCGGCCGGGAT gggctgccggggctgcgTGGGGAGCAGGGCCCGCCTGGTGCCGTGGGACCCCTGGGGCCGCCCGGCCTCCCC GGCAAACCCGGTGATGATGGCAAGCCTGGCCTCAACGGCAAGAAC GGAGAAGACGGGACACCAGGAGAGGACGGGAGGAAG GGCGATAAAGGCGATGCCGGGGCCCCTGGCAGAGAC GGCCGCAGCGGTGCCAAGGGCGAGCAGGGGGACAGCGGCGTGCCtgggccccccggcccccctggCCTCCCCGGCATCCCTGGGCAGGTCGGCCCCCCAGGCCAG GGGTCACCGGGCCTCCGCGGGGTTGCTGGACCCAAG GGGGACCCAGGGGAGCCTGGACCGCGAGGGGAACCG GGGCGACCTGGCATCCGTGGTGACCCCGGGACTGCAGTG AACATCGAGCGTAGCCTGGAAGCCCTCGGCATCAAG gTCTCATCCCTTAAGGAGCTCACAGGTGCCTACGACGGGAGCTCGGACTCATTTCTGCCCGTGTCCGAACGGCTGCGGGGGCAGAAGGGCAGCCGGGGGGAGCCAGGAGAGAGGGGCCCCCCGGGACGGGAG ggCTCCTTAGGCTTCCCCGGTGAGCGAGGACCCAAAGGTGACAAAGGGGACCAaggcgcccccggcccccaggGTCCTGCAGGCCGGGCTGTGGGCGAGCGGGGCCCCGAGGGGCCGCCTGGGCAGCCGGGGGAGCCTGGCAAGCCGGGCATCCCGGGGGTGCCAGGCCGGGCCGGGGAGCTGGGAGAGGCCGGGCGGCCCGGCGAGAAG GGCGACCGGGGCGAGAAGGGCGACCGGGGTGAGCAG GGCAGAGATGGCTTGCCAGGCCCCCCAGGTCCCCCAGGGCCCAAG GCAGATGTGATGGAGGGCAGCCTGATGGGCTTCCCAGGGGAGCGCGGCCCCCCCGGACCCAAGGGAGCAAAG ggTGAGCCGGGTGCCGAGGGCGAGCGAGGACCCAAAGGAGATAAG GGCGAAGGCGGGCCGCGGGGCGAGCGAGGAGAGCCTGGCGAGAAGGGCAGGGATGGCTCCCCG GGCCTTCCAGGAGAGAGGGGTCTGGCTGGCCCCGAGGGGAAGCCG GGCTTGCCAGGCTTCCCCGGCGTGCTGGGACGCCCG GGCAACCAGGGAGAGCCGGGGCCACCAGGACCTCCG GGCACCGCTGGCCCCCCAGGGACCCAGGGCCCAGCTGGGATGAAG GGTGACCCGGGGGAGCCTGGTGCCAGCATCCGG GGCTTGCCCGGTCCCCAGGGCAGCATGGGACTGCCTGGCCCCCCTGGCCCCCCCGGCCTGGTG GGTCCACAGGGTGCCCCTGGGCTGCCAGGACAAGTG GGGGAGAGCGGCAAGCCGGGAGTGCCGGGCCGGGACGGCGTGTCGGGGAAGGATGGCGAGCCGGGGATGCCAGGGAAGATG GGTGTGCCGGGACCTTCGGGCCCTGCCGGCCCCAAAGGGGAGCCAGGGGACGCCGGAGCCCCGGGGCAG GCCATCACCGGCCCCCCCGGTGCCAAGGGAGAGAAG GGCGAGCCGGCGCTGCTGGAGGGAGTGCTGCTGGGCGAGCCC ggaTCCAAGGGTGCCCGGGGCTTGCCCGGCCCCAAGGGAGAGAAG GGGGAGCCTGGAGGATCCGGAGAGCCGGGAGACCCCGGGGAAGAC GGAGCCAAGGGGGCGTCCGGAGCCAAGGGGGAGAAG GGCTCTCCGGGTGTCGGTGTGCGGGGACCACCAGGACAGGACGGGCCTCCAGGCTTGAAG GGTGACATCGGCCTGCCAGGACCCCCAGGACCCCCGGGCTTAGCGGGTATCGCTGGGGCACTGGGACAGCCAGGCCTGAGAGGGGACAGCGGGCAGCCTGGCGTGCCAGGTCCCCCGGGAGAGCGG GGGCTGATCGGCTTTCCCGGGAGGGACGGTGCCGCAGGACCACCAGGACCCCTGGGACCCCCAGGGCCAGCG gGCACACCTGGGGCCTCTGGCCAGAAGGGTGACAAG GGTGaccccggggccgggctgccaGGAGCCAGAGGCGAGCGTGGCGACCCAGGACCGCGG GGTGAAGACGGGCGCCCGGGGCTGGCAGGCGATCGCGGGCCGACG GGCTTGCCTGGAGCCCGAGGGGAGCGCGGGGACAAG GGAGACGTCGGGGCCATGGGGCCCAAGGGAGACAAG GGCGATAGCGTCGTGGTGGAGGGGCCCGCTGGGGCGCGGGGCAGCAAGGGGGAGCCG GGAGACCGTGGCCTGAAGGGCTCAGAAGGGGACAAGGGGGACAAGGGCGAGCAGGGCATGCCCGGAGAGAAG GGGGCGAGGGGCGAGCAGGGCGAGAAGGGCTCCACGGGCTTCCCCGGGGCACGCGGCCCCGGTGGGCAGAAG GGAGAAGTCGGCGTGCCAGGGGAGCCGGGAGAGCCG GGCCAGCCCGGCCGGGATGGCATCGCTGGAGCCcggggagagaaaggggacGTGGGGTACCTGGGCATGCGTGGCCCCAAG gGTGACCGCGGCATGAAAGGCGCCTGCGGCCTTGACGGGGACAAGGGCGAGAAG GGAgagccggggctgccggggcgcTCGGGACTGCCAGGGAGGAAAGGCGAGCCG ggagagctggggctgtcaGGAGTGCCGGGGGCCCCCGGGAAGGAGGGACTCATGGGACCCAAG GGCGACCGGGGATTCGACGGGCAGCAGGGAGCCAAAGGAGACCAGGGGGAGAAAGGAGACCGG GGTGCTCCAGGCGTTATTggtgcccccggcccccggggcAGTGACGGGGTTCCTGGCCCCCCTGGCCCCCCAGGCAGCATTGGCCCGCGAGGTCCTGAGGGCATGCAGGGCCAGAAG GGGGAGAGAGGCCCCCCGGGGCAGGCGGTGATGGGGGCTCGCGGCGTGCCCGGCATCCCCGGCGAGCGAGGAGAGCAG GGCAGTCCTGGTGCTGAGGGGCTCCGCGGGGAGAAGGGGGAGCCGGGCATGACG gaggaggagatccGGGCCTACGTCAGGCAGGAGATGAGCCAGCACTGCG CGTGCGGAGGGCAGCTCCCGCGGCGCCTGGATTCCC gaggctgggggagccaGGCCAGGAGCATCCTTCACGCTGCCCACggaggaggaagaagtgtcCGCCAGGAGAGGGAACGCAGCCAAACAG GTCTATTTTCCCAGTACCCCCCCACCCAGccgctccctgctcccagcgcTCACCTCGTCCCTGTGCTGAAGCTGTCACacgccgaggaggaggaggaggaggagg ggcaggaCAGGCACGTCCTCATGGACACCAACGACCTGGAGTACGACAGCACCTACGcggatgaagaggaggaggactACGAGGCAGCCCTGGAGGCAGACAGCTCGGAGCAGCCTGCCGCTGACG CCTCGCCCTGCGGGCAGCCCCTGGACGAGGGGGGCTGCGAGCGCTACACGCTGCGCTGGTACTACAGCCAAAGAGCCGCCGAGTGCCGGCCCTTCGTCTACAGCGGCTGCGGGGGCAACACCAACCGCTTCGGCAGCCGCCGGGAGTGCGAGCTGCGCTGCGGGCAGCAGACGGGGGCAG GTGCCCCCCGGGGCGGTGCCGGCAGCGCTGCGGGTGGGCGGCCGGAGGCGTAG